The following proteins are encoded in a genomic region of Spirosoma sp. SC4-14:
- a CDS encoding RagB/SusD family nutrient uptake outer membrane protein, translated as MKSTNYKLVLSCLAMVFAGQACTDLTETTYDVIPTSGNFGSTAAQQAALIGPLYNGLGDYYGNLTNLNTTTDEQIVPTRGGDWKDGDNWVRLYTHTWDPVTDNGQFNGPWNWCYNNITSINQQLGTITDAGVKAELRALRAFFHYEAMDLFGNVIIADAVGATTPKQSTRAEVFAWVEKELLAIYPDLSSTVGGAYYGRMNKYVVDMILAKMYLNAQVYTGTARWADAITHCDNIINSGKFQIVGDFFSNFVTQNQNSPEIILATPFDKSKRQGFQVQMQNLHYLNQLTYNLGTAPWNGFAAVTEFYNSFDDKDVRKKMWLVGQQYKADGTPLMDDAIPLAFTPEVPALVLPAGAPGRVAGARSVKYEIQKNNSFTSQDNDFVVYRLADVYLMRGEANFRLGNMSAALTDINVIRKRAGMPDFTTLTLDAILAERGREMAWEYHRRQDQIRFGTFGNAKRFKAADADKHWELYPIPRDQLALNPNLKQNPGY; from the coding sequence ATGAAAAGCACTAATTATAAACTAGTTCTGAGTTGTCTGGCGATGGTGTTTGCAGGACAGGCCTGTACAGATCTGACGGAGACAACCTACGACGTTATTCCAACCAGTGGTAACTTTGGTAGTACAGCTGCACAGCAGGCTGCCTTGATTGGTCCACTTTATAACGGTCTGGGCGATTACTATGGCAATTTGACCAACCTGAATACTACCACTGATGAGCAAATTGTCCCAACTCGTGGTGGTGACTGGAAAGATGGCGATAACTGGGTTCGGTTATATACACACACTTGGGACCCTGTTACGGATAACGGCCAGTTCAATGGTCCATGGAACTGGTGTTATAACAACATTACATCCATTAACCAGCAGTTAGGAACCATTACGGACGCTGGGGTTAAGGCCGAGTTACGGGCACTACGGGCCTTCTTCCACTACGAAGCAATGGATTTGTTCGGTAATGTTATTATTGCCGATGCCGTTGGTGCTACTACGCCTAAGCAGAGCACCCGTGCCGAGGTATTTGCCTGGGTCGAAAAAGAGTTGCTGGCTATTTATCCAGATTTGAGCAGCACGGTTGGTGGAGCCTATTATGGCCGCATGAATAAATATGTGGTCGATATGATTCTGGCCAAAATGTACCTGAATGCGCAGGTATATACAGGTACGGCTCGCTGGGCAGATGCAATCACACACTGTGATAATATCATCAATTCGGGGAAATTCCAGATTGTTGGTGACTTTTTCAGCAACTTCGTTACCCAGAATCAGAACTCGCCTGAAATTATTCTTGCTACGCCTTTCGACAAGTCAAAACGGCAGGGTTTTCAGGTTCAGATGCAAAACCTGCACTATCTGAACCAGCTTACCTATAACCTTGGAACGGCTCCTTGGAATGGGTTTGCAGCTGTGACAGAGTTCTACAATTCGTTCGACGATAAAGACGTACGGAAAAAAATGTGGCTGGTTGGACAGCAATATAAAGCTGATGGCACACCACTGATGGATGATGCCATTCCGCTCGCTTTCACACCTGAAGTTCCAGCTCTTGTATTGCCAGCCGGTGCACCAGGACGGGTTGCTGGGGCTCGTAGCGTGAAATATGAAATCCAGAAAAACAACAGTTTCACCAGCCAGGACAATGATTTCGTTGTCTATCGGTTAGCCGACGTTTATCTGATGCGTGGCGAAGCAAACTTTAGGCTGGGTAACATGTCTGCTGCATTAACAGATATTAATGTAATTCGTAAGCGGGCTGGTATGCCAGACTTTACCACGTTGACTCTGGACGCTATTCTGGCAGAGCGTGGTCGTGAAATGGCATGGGAATACCACCGTCGTCAGGACCAGATTCGTTTCGGTACATTTGGTAATGCGAAGCGGTTTAAAGCTGCAGATGCTGATAAGCACTGGGAACTGTATCCAATCCCACGTGACCAGCTGGCTCTGAACCCAAATTTGAAACAAAATCCTGGTTACTAA